In Halovivax gelatinilyticus, the following are encoded in one genomic region:
- a CDS encoding 50S ribosomal protein L16 → MSDKPASMYRDIDKPAYTRREYITGIPGSKIAQHKMGDVTADPDDYPVQISLVTEEAVQIRHGSLEASRLSGNRHMIKNAGEGNYKMILRKFPHHVIRENKQATGAGADRVSDGMRQSFGKIVGTAARIDAGDRIFTIWCDVDDAEFAKDALRRAYNKITPPCRIVVEKGEQELVS, encoded by the coding sequence ATGTCCGACAAACCCGCCTCGATGTACCGGGATATTGACAAACCGGCGTACACGCGACGCGAGTACATCACCGGCATCCCGGGTTCGAAGATCGCACAGCACAAGATGGGCGACGTCACCGCCGATCCCGACGACTACCCCGTCCAGATCAGCCTCGTGACCGAAGAAGCCGTCCAGATCCGACACGGCAGCCTCGAAGCTTCACGGCTTTCGGGTAACCGACACATGATCAAGAACGCCGGCGAGGGCAACTACAAGATGATCCTCCGTAAGTTCCCCCACCACGTCATCCGGGAGAACAAGCAGGCGACCGGGGCCGGCGCCGACCGTGTCTCCGACGGAATGCGCCAGTCGTTCGGCAAGATCGTCGGCACCGCCGCACGCATCGACGCCGGCGATCGCATCTTCACCATCTGGTGTGACGTCGACGACGCCGAGTTCGCGAAAGACGCGCTCCGACGCGCCTACAACAAGATCACGCCGCCGTGTCGGATCGTCGTCGAGAAGGGCGAACAGGAACTGGTTTCGTAA
- a CDS encoding SDR family oxidoreductase: MDLGIDGNAALVTASSAGLGKASALALAAEGVDVTICGRDGSRLSAAADDVDEAGSGDVHPVRADVTDPDDVTRLVDETVEAFGGLDHLVTSAGNPPSTTFLETTERQWYQAYDQLVMSTVWTIERACPHLRESSAGTIVCLTSRTVTEAVDGLLLSNTVRRGVSGLVQTLSREFAPEIRANSVLPGLIETDSVVDLLEAGVERGEYADYDEGLAALSADVPLGRIGDPAELGAVVAFLSSERASYVNGAEVPIDGGTIRG, from the coding sequence ATGGACCTCGGAATCGACGGCAACGCCGCGCTGGTGACCGCGAGTTCGGCGGGGCTCGGCAAGGCGAGCGCGCTCGCGCTGGCGGCGGAGGGAGTCGACGTCACGATCTGCGGTCGGGACGGCTCGCGACTCAGCGCCGCGGCTGACGACGTCGACGAAGCAGGGTCGGGCGACGTCCATCCCGTTCGGGCGGACGTGACGGATCCGGACGACGTCACCCGGCTAGTCGACGAGACGGTCGAGGCGTTCGGCGGGCTGGATCACCTGGTGACGTCGGCCGGAAACCCGCCGAGTACGACGTTTCTCGAAACGACCGAGCGCCAATGGTACCAGGCGTACGACCAGCTGGTGATGAGCACCGTCTGGACGATCGAGCGCGCCTGCCCGCACCTGCGCGAGTCGTCCGCCGGGACGATCGTCTGTCTCACCTCGCGGACGGTCACCGAGGCCGTCGACGGGCTCTTGCTCTCGAACACGGTCCGCAGGGGCGTAAGCGGGCTCGTCCAGACCCTCTCGCGCGAGTTCGCTCCCGAGATCCGGGCGAACAGCGTGCTGCCGGGCCTGATCGAGACGGATAGCGTCGTCGACCTGCTCGAGGCGGGCGTCGAGCGCGGCGAGTACGCCGACTACGACGAGGGGCTCGCGGCGCTCTCGGCGGACGTGCCGCTGGGCCGGATCGGCGACCCGGCGGAACTCGGTGCGGTCGTGGCGTTTCTCAGCAGCGAACGGGCGAGCTACGTCAACGGCGCGGAGGTGCCGATCGACGGCGGGACGATTCGCGGGTAG
- a CDS encoding HNH endonuclease produces the protein MYDCPSCDRSFDSKRGRAVHHSQGHGERLPNRTCARCGDRFHSEYEKKYCTQACLDEISFEGENAPNFQGKKRSTQCVLCGATFEYYPSEKVGLYCADCVESEAWRKPPSLDGKRNPRWSGGKLELECTVCAELIRRYPSNATGEAVLCSEECRRSWLSDSFTGEGHPNWKGGGNEAYGTGWYATRRAALERDDYACVRCGTDREDLGRNPDVHHLVPVRVYIESNEFEKVDAHRLDNVATLCPPCHRKADFGHIDPDRLRELTGIDRSTSAPAGPTEVA, from the coding sequence ATGTACGATTGTCCGTCCTGTGACCGGTCGTTCGATAGCAAGCGCGGCCGCGCCGTACACCACAGCCAGGGACACGGGGAGCGCCTTCCAAACCGAACCTGTGCGCGTTGCGGTGACCGTTTTCACAGCGAATATGAGAAGAAATATTGTACCCAGGCCTGTCTCGACGAGATTTCGTTCGAGGGTGAAAACGCGCCCAATTTCCAGGGGAAGAAGCGATCGACGCAATGTGTCCTCTGTGGGGCCACGTTCGAGTACTATCCGTCAGAGAAAGTCGGATTGTACTGTGCTGACTGCGTCGAATCTGAGGCGTGGCGTAAACCACCATCACTCGACGGAAAGCGAAATCCACGCTGGTCCGGCGGGAAACTCGAACTCGAGTGTACCGTCTGTGCCGAACTGATCCGGCGCTACCCGAGCAATGCGACCGGCGAAGCGGTCCTCTGTAGCGAGGAGTGCCGGCGGTCGTGGCTCTCCGATTCGTTCACCGGCGAGGGGCATCCGAACTGGAAGGGAGGGGGCAACGAAGCGTACGGAACCGGGTGGTACGCCACCCGACGGGCCGCGCTCGAACGAGACGACTACGCGTGCGTCCGCTGTGGAACGGACCGGGAGGACCTCGGTCGTAATCCCGACGTTCACCACCTCGTACCCGTTCGGGTGTATATCGAGTCCAACGAGTTCGAGAAGGTCGACGCCCACAGACTCGACAACGTCGCGACGCTGTGTCCGCCCTGTCACCGGAAGGCCGATTTCGGCCACATCGACCCGGATCGGCTCCGGGAATTGACCGGGATCGATCGGTCGACGTCCGCACCAGCGGGTCCGACGGAGGTCGCCTAA
- a CDS encoding Tfx family DNA-binding protein translates to MSLRVGGRSDRHGPATASTEAVVIEEIDAFLDEVGFDPDASVLTRRQAQVLALRERGESQATIAEAIGSSRANVSSIEASGRENVERARETVAFAEALHAPVRVQIPAGTDLYDVPQKVFEACDEEGVKVSHTAPDLMKVVSDAAGPAVSGRQVGSDLVVGVTATGSVRVRTSERTDE, encoded by the coding sequence ATGAGTCTTAGGGTGGGAGGTCGTAGCGATCGACATGGACCGGCGACCGCGTCCACGGAGGCTGTCGTGATCGAAGAGATCGACGCGTTTCTCGACGAGGTCGGCTTCGATCCAGATGCGAGCGTGCTGACGCGTCGACAGGCGCAGGTGCTGGCGCTACGCGAACGCGGCGAGTCACAGGCGACGATCGCCGAGGCGATCGGCTCTTCGCGGGCGAACGTCTCGTCGATCGAGGCGAGCGGGCGGGAGAACGTCGAGCGCGCCCGGGAGACGGTCGCGTTCGCCGAGGCACTCCACGCACCAGTTCGCGTACAAATTCCGGCGGGGACGGACCTCTACGACGTTCCCCAGAAGGTGTTCGAAGCCTGTGACGAAGAAGGCGTCAAGGTCTCGCACACGGCACCGGATCTGATGAAGGTCGTAAGCGACGCCGCTGGACCGGCCGTCAGCGGTCGACAGGTCGGGTCGGATCTCGTCGTGGGCGTAACGGCCACCGGTTCGGTCCGAGTCCGGACGTCAGAGCGAACCGACGAGTGA
- a CDS encoding ATP-grasp domain-containing protein translates to MIDLAVANRKETFERMRPPLAERGIRCHHVPVREGVFPLGADAPFDSDAYDVGFVYPGRVMEGGVADAMLDVPWVNGLEAVLTSRNKAGVLAGLERGGLPIPESVYVSNPVDEDELREAFERLDPPVVIKPNSTTRGVGVAKAHDLDSFLGICDYLGLVQDYRATGDKSFLVQEFVPGATDYRVMVLAGEYAGAVERRLPDAEREAGQWKHNVHRGAEARGVDLPDELRELAESVARTLEIDVLGVDLLATDDRVVVNETNARPTIDAATKYEPDFYDRLAAVIRSRATSGPQSGSQ, encoded by the coding sequence ATGATCGATCTGGCGGTGGCGAACCGAAAGGAGACGTTCGAGCGAATGCGACCGCCCCTCGCAGAGCGCGGTATACGATGTCACCACGTCCCGGTCCGCGAGGGCGTCTTCCCGCTCGGTGCGGACGCTCCGTTCGATTCCGACGCCTACGACGTCGGCTTCGTCTACCCCGGCCGGGTGATGGAAGGCGGCGTCGCCGACGCCATGCTCGACGTGCCGTGGGTAAACGGACTGGAGGCGGTCCTCACGTCGCGAAACAAGGCGGGGGTGCTCGCCGGACTCGAACGTGGCGGTCTCCCGATCCCGGAGTCCGTCTACGTCTCGAATCCCGTCGACGAGGACGAGCTTCGGGAGGCGTTCGAACGGCTCGACCCGCCCGTCGTGATCAAGCCGAACTCGACGACGCGCGGCGTCGGCGTCGCGAAGGCCCACGACCTCGACTCGTTTCTCGGCATCTGCGATTACCTCGGACTGGTTCAGGACTATCGCGCGACCGGCGACAAGTCGTTTCTCGTCCAGGAGTTCGTTCCAGGGGCGACCGACTATCGCGTGATGGTCCTGGCCGGCGAGTACGCCGGCGCGGTCGAACGCCGACTTCCCGACGCCGAACGCGAGGCTGGCCAGTGGAAGCACAACGTCCATCGCGGAGCCGAAGCACGCGGCGTCGATCTCCCCGACGAGCTTCGCGAACTCGCCGAGTCAGTCGCGCGGACGCTCGAAATCGACGTCCTGGGAGTCGACCTCCTCGCGACGGACGATCGTGTCGTGGTGAACGAGACGAACGCCCGACCGACGATCGACGCCGCGACGAAGTACGAACCCGACTTCTACGATCGGCTGGCCGCGGTGATCCGGTCGCGTGCGACGTCCGGACCCCAATCTGGGTCACAGTAG
- a CDS encoding type II glyceraldehyde-3-phosphate dehydrogenase has translation MIQVAINGYGTIGKRVADAVTAQPDMEVLGVAKTRPNYEAQTAIDRGYPLYAAIADRADQFAEAGMDIAGPVEELLEVADVVVDATPGGIGEQNKSLYVDHDVPAIYQGGEDAEVADVSFNARSNYEDAIGAEHVRVVSCNTTGLSRVIAPLSETYGIEKVRATLVRRGGDPGQTSRGPINDILPNPVTIPSHHGPDVNTIFPDIDIDTLGMKVPATQMHMHSLNVTLESTPDASEVRDLFADERRLFLIPESFDIDGSGKLKEYAHDVGRPRGDLWENCIWEESISVEGDDLYLFQGIHQESDVVPENVDAIRAITSTADKAESVQTTDDAIGVGF, from the coding sequence ATGATACAGGTCGCGATAAACGGGTACGGGACGATCGGAAAACGGGTCGCAGACGCCGTCACCGCACAGCCGGACATGGAAGTACTCGGCGTCGCGAAGACGCGGCCGAACTACGAGGCGCAGACGGCGATCGATCGGGGCTACCCGCTCTACGCCGCGATCGCCGATCGGGCCGACCAGTTCGCGGAGGCCGGGATGGATATCGCCGGACCGGTAGAAGAGCTCCTCGAGGTGGCCGACGTCGTCGTCGACGCCACGCCAGGCGGAATCGGCGAGCAGAACAAGTCACTGTACGTCGACCACGACGTGCCCGCGATCTACCAGGGTGGCGAAGACGCCGAGGTCGCCGACGTGAGCTTTAACGCCCGGTCGAATTACGAGGACGCGATCGGCGCCGAGCACGTCCGCGTCGTCTCCTGTAACACGACGGGACTCTCGCGCGTCATCGCGCCGCTTTCAGAAACCTACGGGATCGAGAAGGTGCGTGCGACGCTAGTGCGCCGCGGCGGCGACCCCGGCCAGACCTCCCGCGGACCGATCAACGACATTCTGCCGAACCCGGTGACGATCCCGTCACACCACGGCCCCGACGTGAACACCATCTTCCCCGACATCGATATCGATACACTCGGGATGAAAGTGCCGGCGACGCAGATGCACATGCACAGCCTGAACGTGACGCTCGAATCCACCCCGGACGCGAGCGAGGTTCGGGACCTGTTCGCCGACGAGCGCCGACTGTTCTTGATCCCCGAGTCGTTCGACATCGACGGTAGCGGCAAGTTGAAGGAGTACGCTCACGACGTCGGTCGGCCGCGCGGCGACCTCTGGGAGAACTGCATCTGGGAGGAGTCGATCTCGGTCGAGGGCGACGATCTCTACCTCTTTCAGGGGATCCACCAGGAGTCAGACGTCGTCCCGGAGAACGTCGACGCGATTCGGGCGATCACCAGCACGGCCGACAAGGCCGAAAGCGTTCAGACCACCGACGACGCGATAGGCGTCGGCTTCTGA
- a CDS encoding CBS domain-containing protein, whose product MWKSFRIGSLFGIPIKLDITFLLILPIFAYLIGAQIEVAGELFNETMGAGIDVAALTGGTTPYLWGLLAAIGLFIGVVLHELGHSLTAQRYGYPIDSITLWLLGGIAALSEMPENWRQEFGIAIAGPIVSVLVGIGSYGLFLATPESFDGARFIFAYLAILNIALAVFNMLPAFPMDGGRILRALLARNQPYAKATQQAAAIGKGFAVLMGLFGLFAWNPVLIAVALFVYIAASGESQQVTMKAAFQDVSVADIMTPAGRLQTVTTDTSVEQLVQRMFQERHTAYPVLEDGYLVGIVTLTDARNVKPVERDAYTVEEILTSDLETIGPEADVMTAIERMRERNVDRLLVIDRDEGWGDDNGDLIGIISRSDVMTALNVVQQSGSVTPSAQRVA is encoded by the coding sequence ATGTGGAAGAGTTTCCGGATCGGTTCGCTCTTCGGGATTCCGATCAAACTAGATATCACGTTCTTGCTGATCCTGCCCATCTTCGCCTACCTCATCGGTGCCCAGATCGAAGTGGCAGGCGAGCTGTTCAACGAGACGATGGGAGCCGGGATCGACGTCGCCGCGCTCACCGGCGGGACGACGCCGTACCTCTGGGGATTGCTCGCCGCCATCGGGCTCTTCATCGGCGTCGTGTTACACGAACTGGGCCACTCGCTGACCGCCCAGCGCTACGGCTATCCCATCGACTCGATCACGCTCTGGCTGCTCGGCGGGATCGCCGCCCTCTCGGAGATGCCCGAAAACTGGCGACAGGAGTTCGGCATCGCGATCGCCGGACCGATCGTCTCCGTCCTGGTCGGTATCGGTTCCTACGGCCTGTTTCTGGCCACGCCCGAGAGCTTCGACGGGGCGCGATTCATCTTCGCCTACCTGGCCATCTTGAACATCGCGCTCGCCGTCTTCAACATGCTCCCGGCGTTTCCCATGGACGGCGGGCGGATCCTCCGGGCGCTGCTGGCGCGAAACCAGCCGTACGCGAAGGCGACCCAGCAAGCGGCCGCCATCGGCAAGGGCTTCGCCGTGTTGATGGGGCTGTTCGGACTGTTCGCCTGGAACCCGGTGCTGATCGCCGTCGCGCTCTTCGTCTACATCGCCGCCTCCGGCGAGTCACAACAGGTGACGATGAAGGCCGCCTTCCAGGACGTCTCCGTCGCCGACATCATGACGCCCGCCGGTCGCCTCCAGACGGTCACGACGGACACGAGCGTCGAGCAACTCGTCCAGCGCATGTTCCAGGAGCGCCACACCGCCTACCCGGTCCTCGAAGACGGCTACCTGGTCGGGATCGTGACGCTCACCGACGCGCGCAACGTCAAACCCGTCGAACGAGACGCCTACACGGTCGAGGAGATTCTGACGAGCGACCTCGAGACGATCGGTCCCGAGGCCGACGTGATGACGGCCATCGAGCGGATGCGCGAGCGTAACGTCGACCGACTGCTCGTCATCGACCGCGACGAAGGATGGGGCGACGACAACGGCGACCTGATCGGCATCATCTCGCGATCCGACGTCATGACGGCGCTGAACGTGGTCCAGCAGAGCGGGTCGGTGACCCCGAGCGCCCAGCGGGTCGCCTAA
- a CDS encoding Hsp20/alpha crystallin family protein translates to MRRDDRDEPFDDLFREIERMMNDMMKGANVEFDSSATTVENGFGADTHVDIHDTDDEIRVVADLPGVEKKNIELECDGKTLTISARSDHREYDERVSLPRRVNEHTASATYNNGVLEVVFEPAEQSSGISLE, encoded by the coding sequence ATGAGACGAGACGACCGCGACGAACCCTTCGACGATCTCTTTCGCGAGATCGAACGGATGATGAACGATATGATGAAGGGTGCGAACGTCGAGTTCGACTCCTCGGCGACGACGGTCGAGAACGGGTTCGGTGCCGACACCCACGTCGACATCCACGATACGGACGACGAGATTCGCGTCGTCGCCGACCTTCCGGGCGTCGAGAAGAAGAACATCGAACTCGAGTGCGACGGAAAGACGCTCACCATCTCGGCGCGAAGCGACCACCGCGAATACGACGAACGCGTCTCGCTTCCCCGGCGGGTGAACGAACACACCGCGAGTGCGACCTACAACAACGGAGTTCTCGAAGTCGTCTTCGAACCCGCAGAACAGAGTTCGGGAATCAGCCTGGAGTGA
- a CDS encoding ribbon-helix-helix protein, CopG family, whose amino-acid sequence MGNKNKTISFRVNEDAFEALQQIAEERDISLSAVFRDYVDTLIEHDGQVAVVPESELEASEGDEASFPPTVEVPKSFLREHERLELETEHLREQLEEHKAYVTDLRDRVEDDEEEVLLLDDLDEDEPYQIG is encoded by the coding sequence ATGGGTAACAAGAACAAGACGATCTCGTTTCGGGTTAACGAGGACGCCTTCGAGGCGCTCCAGCAGATCGCCGAGGAGCGCGACATCTCTCTGTCTGCGGTCTTTCGCGATTACGTCGATACGCTCATCGAACACGACGGGCAAGTCGCCGTGGTGCCCGAATCCGAGCTCGAGGCGAGCGAGGGTGACGAGGCCTCCTTCCCGCCGACGGTCGAGGTTCCAAAGAGCTTCCTTCGAGAACACGAACGACTCGAACTCGAAACCGAGCACCTGCGCGAACAGTTAGAAGAGCACAAGGCCTACGTCACCGACCTGCGCGACCGCGTCGAGGACGACGAAGAGGAGGTGCTCCTGCTCGACGACCTGGACGAGGACGAGCCCTACCAGATCGGCTGA
- a CDS encoding DUF5814 domain-containing protein, producing the protein MAITEKIYLKNHRQLCSQLETNVPKGAFKGATLDLLFQGDGLEKVDDATRERVLDFASDFLDCDCQDNPYCGCPERKFIRYLLELRAQGLGPAAIVDVMSDDYLVYAYEGDILSFLDSGVRTLEAAEGLARVDGRPDDQESIRRAKQDLAR; encoded by the coding sequence GTGGCCATCACCGAGAAGATCTACCTCAAGAATCACCGCCAGCTCTGTTCGCAGCTAGAGACGAACGTCCCGAAAGGGGCGTTCAAAGGGGCGACGTTGGACCTGCTCTTTCAGGGCGACGGACTCGAGAAGGTGGACGACGCGACCCGCGAGCGGGTGCTCGATTTCGCGAGTGACTTTCTCGACTGTGATTGCCAGGACAATCCCTACTGTGGCTGTCCGGAGCGAAAGTTCATCCGGTACCTGCTAGAGCTTCGGGCGCAGGGGCTCGGACCGGCCGCCATCGTCGACGTCATGAGCGACGACTACCTGGTGTACGCCTACGAAGGGGACATTCTCTCGTTTCTCGACAGCGGCGTCCGCACGCTCGAAGCGGCCGAAGGCCTGGCTCGCGTCGACGGACGACCGGACGATCAGGAATCGATCCGTCGGGCAAAGCAGGATCTCGCGCGGTAA